From the genome of Anopheles moucheti chromosome 3, idAnoMoucSN_F20_07, whole genome shotgun sequence, one region includes:
- the LOC128303841 gene encoding barrier-to-autointegration factor, whose amino-acid sequence MSSTSQKHRNFVAEPMGEKPVTDLAGVGDVLGKRLEAAGFDRAYTVLGQYLILKKDAELFKEWMKDTCGANSKQAADCYQCLSDWCDEFL is encoded by the coding sequence ATGTCGAGTACATCGCAAAAGCATAGAAATTTCGTAGCGGAACCGATGGGCGAGAAACCCGTCACAGACCTTGCCGGTGTGGGCGATGTGTTGGGCAAGCGGTTGGAAGCGGCAGGCTTCGATCGGGCGTACACGGTTCTCGGGCAGTATCTAATCCTAAAGAAAGACGCTGAGCTTTTCAAGGAGTGGATGAAGGACACCTGCGGAGCAAACTCGAAACAGGCGGCCGATTGTTACCAGTGCTTGAGCGATTGGTGTGACGAATTCCTGTAA
- the LOC128300819 gene encoding zonadhesin-like, with translation MKLQPTYQHTFTVVVLLLLLAVILPHYDCLATANHGSKSTKHSVKRMILLDRTPVLPDRVRLLTECIDGSANCTRTCPDSYTLDERQQYCRPKRQDGICPPGYIQRAGAGGAGGCVLEEIQCPPGSTLEGSRCIVRSYTCPSGYIQRGQSCVRNNICQPGYRWESGLCFPASARIFCPPGYTEQHPGGNCAPAACSDCCDCRDEVVATICPSGYASQWGRCVRHQQASPDLRIHSVTYRLPVECGAGQTYNGGQCETISTVGRPVCRAGHFYNGSCVEVAKCMRGTLNNACSCELEQYVASSCTVGKLQDGQCVLARAHCRAPARLRSGVCVREVKSRTTCPDGGVPFEKEFCALEAPRCGRGYTLDEHGLCRKVTPPCAFECGPYQRRNRWCGLPASCPEAYTLSEGGHCVRETVRPAYTCPEGTVERGEQCVSVTPICRSNFRYEPRMDLCIRCEERYMACTRGNLTDGQCMWSEPACPDGYEWRDSMCVRNGSRKFHCRKGYEHGEQCVQGELSCPAGYELQGESCIVREDIHCPEGSYPLDGRCTIAKECPDGFQYGSDACVRETRRLVNATSPTCPAGYVYDGDVCVRRTVVEATISRKEPLCPDGYERGRDESCVRSVRTFPVCPPRTIYTDRTDRCYCEVDLVCPTGYERTGTDCTFRAAGYNSLVNFLNPCYGTFCGGGAYCITQCTFPPCPFEPCAADGPGLTATFGPRATRCLTPGATDEDCPPQTVIGLVCPPGYERVNSSCLAYYDKVCPEGYELDGGDGCTRIVHHAPVCPPGYRPAPSAGSCIQTSCPTGYKLTGIGMTCEKRELRSPKACQPGWDFFQGACYRRSLCRNGTVEGAYCVEREFTRPTCPEGYVQRGEDCATEGSCRSGGSALIDGMCVQITEPAPCPDGTYRHGKHCVYPDAPECEDVQYVATACTSEVDARGNCWHRTAPKCPQGFRMRDDLCIACQTEKPNCPSHMTIGQDMCIAERITCPEGHFLRGRHCVTLHVTRPRCPAGEYTLCNGFCIVSYAHECKGAEYGLATCSRGYMHKGRCVEPGRCGDADHTLVKGECLHRTFSDSSCHGKGSRIGELCIGGTPQCPSNYALWGGRCYSSHIENAQCSAGGSSCADSFCQLEPPRCASSGTIFDGHGCRLLVTSKPSCPTGTTPDRYEPKFCQLKSERAVYNCPAEYYYQNGVCLKKLYKNPSCPTDYKLRNGACVKRVCTKMSTGSSCAIMSPAASTVGSVSCAQCLNDTVSTIGPSWTPNRESVDLCCTVYSPRICNDAGVCHHEQERLCGSFCLTEDDRIYLTVSRTMHIGPRLYVAPNQRNGVSDYDEDDDENMEDNDVDSRDCTQCELGPANCPKRCSTYDCEDEDGDGCNFKEASTFCAQYREAKICEHLRQIL, from the coding sequence ATGAAACTGCAACCAACTTACCAGCACACCTTCACGGTGgttgttctgctgctgctgcttgctgtcATACTGCCACATTACGATTGCCTAGCAACAGCGAACCATGGTAGCAAATCAACGAAACATTCCGTCAAGCGAATGATCCTACTAGATCGTACGCCCGTGCTACCGGATAGGGTACGCTTGCTAACGGAATGTATCGACGGAAGCGCTAACTGTACCCGCACCTGTCCCGACAGTTACACGCTCGATGAACGGCAGCAGTACTGTCGTCCCAAGCGCCAGGACGGTATCTGTCCCCCCGGCTACATTCAGCGTGCCGGAgccggtggtgctggtggttgcGTGCTGGAAGAAATCCAATGTCCACCGGGCAGCACGCTGGAAGGTAGTCGGTGCATTGTCCGCAGCTACACCTGCCCATCCGGTTACATCCAGCGGGGACAGAGCTGCGTACGGAACAACATCTGTCAGCCGGGTTACCGGTGGGAGAGCGGACTATGTTTCCCCGCCTCGGCAAGAATCTTCTGTCCGCCCGGGTACACGGAGCAACATCCCGGTGGAAATTGTGCACCGGCAGCCTGTTCGGATTGTTGCGATTGTCGCGATGAGGTGGTGGCCACGATTTGTCCATCCGGGTACGCCAGCCAGTGGGGTCGCTGCGTCCGTCACCAGCAAGCATCGCCAGACTTAAGGATACATTCCGTCACCTATCGGCTACCGGTGGAGTGTGGCGCTGGTCAAACGTACAACGGTGGTCAGTGCGAAACGATCAGTACGGTTGGTCGGCCTGTATGTCGGGCGGGCCACTTTTACAACGGTTCGTGCGTGGAGGTGGCTAAGTGTATGCGTGGTACGCTGAACAATGCGTGCTCGTGCGAGCTCGAGCAGTACGTGGCGAGTTCGTGCACGGTGGGCAAATTGCAGGACGGACAGTGTGTGTTGGCACGGGCTCACTGTAGGGCACCGGCTCGCCTGCGGAGTGGGGTGTGCGTGCGGGAGGTGaaaagccgtaccacctgtcCGGATGGTGGAGTACCGTTTGAGAAGGAGTTTTGTGCGCTGGAAGCACCACGCTGTGGCAGAGGTTACACGCTGGATGAGCATGGTCTGTGCCGGAAGGTAACACCACCTTGCGCGTTCGAGTGTGGGCCGTATCAGCGGCGCAACCGTTGGTGCGGTCTGCCAGCCAGCTGTCCGGAAGCATACACACTAAGCGAGGGTGGACACTGTGTTAGGGAAACGGTCCGACCCGCCTACACCTGCCCGGAGGGAACGGTCGAAAGGGGCGAACAGTGCGTCAGTGTGACTCCGATCTGTCGCTCCAACTTCCGGTACGAACCGAGAATGGATCTTTGCATCCGGTGCGAAGAACGGTATATGGCGTGTACGCGTGGGAATCTCACCGATGGACAGTGCATGTGGAGCGAACCGGCCTGTCCAGACGGGTACGAATGGAGAGATAGCATGTGTGTGCGGAACGGCTCCCGGAAGTTCCACTGTCGGAAGGGATACGAGCATGGCGAGCAGTGTGTGCAGGGCGAACTGTCCTGTCCGGCTGGATACGAACTGCAGGGCGAGAGTTGCATCGTGCGGGAAGATATTCACTGTCCGGAAGGTTCCTACCCGCTGGATGGCCGTTGCACCATCGCCAAGGAGTGTCCGGATGGGTTCCAATACGGATCGGACGCTTGTGTGCGGGAAACACGACGGCTAGTTAACGCCACCTCACCGACCTGTCCCGCTGGCTACGTGTACGATGGTGATGTTTGCGTTCGTCGCACGGTAGTGGAGGCCACGATCAGCCGCAAGGAGCCGCTTTGTCCCGATGGGTACGAgcgtggacgggacgaaagttGTGTGCGATCGGTGCGCACGTTTCCCGTGTGTCCACCACGGACGATCTACACCGATCGCACCGATCGGTGTTACTGCGAGGTGGATCTAGTGTGTCCCACCGGGTACGAACGCACCGGGACGGACTGTACGTTCCGTGCGGCTGGATATAACTCGCTGGTAAACTTCCTCAATCCTTGCTACGGAACGTTCTGTGGCGGTGGCGCTTACTGCATCACCCAGTGCACATTCCCACCGTGTCCGTTTGAACCCTGTGCTGCCGATGGCCCGGGACTTACGGCGACATTTGGACCACGCGCAACACGCTGCCTAACACCGGGAGCAACTGATGAAGATTGTCCACCACAGACGGTTATTGGACTCGTCTGCCCGCCGGGTTACGAGCGCGTTAACAGTTCCTGTCTCGCGTACTACGACAAGGTGTGTCCGGAAGGATACGAGCTAGACGGTGGCGATGGGTGCACACGGATCGTTCATCACGCACCCGTATGTCCGCCAGGGTACCGTCCCGCACCGAGTGCTggttcttgcatacaaacctCCTGTCCGACTGGTTACAAACTCACCGGGATCGGAATGACGTGCGAAAAGCGTGAACTTCGCTCACCGAAAGCGTGCCAGCCTGGGTGGGACTTCTTCCAGGGCGCATGCTACCGGCGATCGCTCTGCCGGAACGGAACCGTCGAAGGTGCGTACTGCGTGGAGCGAGAATTCACCCGTCCCACCTGTCCGGAAGGTTACGTCCAGCGTGGGGAGGACTGCGCAACGGAAGGATCCTGCCGGTCGGGTGGTTCAGCGCTTATCGATGGAATGTGCGTACAAATCACAGAGCCCGCACCCTGTCCGGATGGAACATACCGGCACGGGAAGCATTGCGTTTATCCGGACGCACCGGAATGTGAAGATGTTCAATACGTGGCCACCGCATGCACTTCGGAGGTAGACGCGCGAGGAAACTGTTGGCATAGAACTGCTCCAAAATGTCCCCAGGGTTTCCGGATGCGGGACGATCTCTGTATTGCGTGTCAGACGGAGAAACCCAACTGTCCGTCCCACATGACTATTGGGCAGGACATGTGTATAGCGGAACGTATCACCTGCCCCGAGGGTCACTTTCTACGAGGTAGACACTGTGTCACACTTCACGTAACTCGACCACGTTGTCCGGCTGGAGAATACACACTATGCAATGGGTTCTGTATCGTATCGTACGCGCACGAATGTAAAGGAGCCGAGTATGGACTGGCAACGTGCAGTCGAGGATATATGCACAAGGGCAGGTGTGTGGAGCCTGGACGTTGCGGGGATGCGGACCACACGCTCGTTAAAGGTGAGTGTTTGCATCGAACGTTTAGCGATTCGTCCTGCCATGGAAAGGGCTCTCGGATTGGTGAGCTGTGTATTGGCGGAACACCGCAATGTCCTTCAAACTATGCGCTGTGGGGAGGTCGCTGCTATAGTTCCCACATAGAAAATGCACAGTGTTCGGCTGGCGGATCAAGCTGTGCCGATAGCTTCTGTCAATTGGAACCACCGCGATGTGCCTCTTCGGGAACCATCTTCGATGGACATGGTTGTCGACTGCTCGTTACCAGCAAACCATCCTGTCCCACCGGAACAACACCCGATCGGTATGAGCCAAAATTCTGTCAGCTAAAATCCGAACGTGCCGTTTACAACTGTCCGGCCGAGTATTACTACCAGAACGGCGTTTGCTTGAAGAAACTCTACAAAAACCCATCCTGTCCGACGGACTACAAACTGCGCAATGGTGCTTGTGTAAAGCGAGTCTGCACCAAAATGTCAACCGGATCATCGTGCGCAATTATGTCCCCAGCGGCAAGCACGGTGGGAAGTGTTTCCTGTGCTCAATGTTTGAACGACACTGTTAGCACGATCGGCCCATCATGGACGCCGAACCGGGAAAGTGTGGATCTATGCTGTACGGTATACTCACCACGGATCTGCAACGATGCGGGTGTCTGCCACCATGAACAGGAACGGCTTTGCGGTTCCTTCTGTCTCACGGAGGATGATCGGATTTATCTGACGGTGTCACGAACGATGCACATAGGACCACGACTGTACGTTGCTCCAAACCAACGCAATGGAGTGAGTGAttatgatgaagatgatgacgaAAATATGGAGGATAATGACGTTGACTCACGAGACTGTACGCAATGTGAACTTGGACCGGCCAATTGTCCCAAACGGTGCAGTACGTACGATTGCGAAGACGAGGACGGGGATGGATGTAATTTTAAGGAAGCGTCCACGTTTTGTGCCCAGTACAGGGAAGCGAAAATCTGTGAACATTTGCGTCAGATTTTGTAG